Within the Naumovozyma castellii chromosome 1, complete genome genome, the region ATTTGCATAACTAATAACAAAAAGACTCTCAACCTCCCATTTAATTATCGTATCTATATAACTCATACATAAgcatatttattatcaataacaacaagaaaccattattaataaaaacTAAAACGGTTGTTCCATTTCAGTCTCGAACcttcattaaaatttgtGTCGTTCGAGGATTCACAGACGCACTACAAGAATGTCCCCGATATTTTCAGCCATACAATAGGAATGCAAAATTTCGACATGAATGGATGAATAAGTCAACGATGCCTGTTAATTGGATACTCGTGCTATGAGGTCATTGACACAAGGACTCCCTGAATTTATATAAAACGCGTACATGATTCCACAGCATAAGTGCTGGACTACATCAACCGACATATTACAACGCCAACTACAATGAATGACATTGATACATCTAGCacaaatcaaaaatataatactAGAGAAGATCTACTTACAGAACCCAACAGTTCTGTGTATTAccaagaatttgaaaagaagagaCCCAAACGACGTATCCCAAAGCCAGGTATTGGTATATGGCTGGACCTGAAGGATAGATTACCCATTTACATCGATGATTGGAGAGATTCTCTCGATTACAGAGTCATCCCCGCGGTGCTTGAAACctatttcaataatttattacCTGCTATTGCATTTGCTCAGGATATGTTTGATAGGACAGATAACTCCTATGGtgttaatgaaattttacTTGCAAGCGCTATGGCAGGTATTGTTTTTGGGGTATTGGGAGGGCAACCATTATGCATTGTGGGTGTCACAGGCCCCATTtcaattttcaattataCTGTTTATGAGATCATTAAACCACTAAACACCAATTATTTTGGATTTATGTTTTGGATTTGTATATGGTCCATGATTTTCCATTTCCTCCTAGCATTTGGAAATGCAGTATGCCTTTTACAATATGTCACCACATTCCCCTGTGATATATTTGGTTTGTTTATTAATATCGTATATTTGGAGAAAGGAGTTCAAATTTTGGTGAAGCAATTCAATTATCATGGTCACCAAGACGTTGCAGCCGGATTTGCAGATGTCGTTGTCGCTGTACTGATGACGGTATTTGGTACAACATTTAAACAGTTCAACAAGACACCATTCTTTAACCATACTATACGCACTTTCATCTCAGATTATGCAACCGCACTATCAGTTCTATTTTGGTCTGGATTCACTCATTTTGGAGGATACCTTAATAATATCCATTTTGAGAAACTACCCATTACCAAATCATACTTCCCCACATCTGATACTTTCAGAGATAGATCTACATGGCTAGCATATGCCAAGATTCCAACAAAACATATTTTCATTGCATTGCCGtttggaataataatgacaatTCTTTTCTATTTTGATCACAACGTGTCATCCTTAATGGCacaaaaatatcaatacaaattaaagaaaccTTCTTCCTTCCATTACGATTTTGCCCTATTGGGTGTTACGACAGGAATTGCAGGCGTCTTGGGGATTCCTGCTCCCAATGGATTAATCCCCCAGGCTCCCTTACATACCGAATCACTATTAGTATTAGATGAAAATCAAGAAGTTGTGAGATGTGTAGAACAGAGATTTACTAATACAGTTCAGGGGCTAATGATGTTAGGCACCATGACAAGACCTCTTTTAGTCTGTCTTGGTGAGATTCCTCAGGCAATATTAAGTGGCTTATTTTTCACCATGGGTATTAATGGATTAATTGACAATGTAATTATTCATAGAATCATGTGGCTTTTCATGGATAAGAAGAGGAAGGATCCAGAAAACCCGTTAAATGGTATATCCAAGAAATCgttatttttcttcctttgttTCAGTTTAGCAGGATTCGTGGCTGAATTTGCCATTACAAATACAGTTGCAGCTATTGGGTTTCCTTTGGTGTTACTTTTGAGTGTTATTGTATGCTTTCTATTTCCGAAGATATTTACAAGGGAGGAATTAGATATATTAGATGAGAATGTGGCCAAAGAATTTACCATTAAGAACttgttattgaagaatatatgTGATCCtgataacaataatttaaCACCACAGGTTTCTGATGAACTATCTGACATATCTTCCATGCAACACACTTCAGATGATATTACCGCTTCAATGTATGATGGTGAATTGAGAGACAGGCCGAAAGAACCAGAAACAGCACATTTAGGAGGGACAGCCCCAtaatatcaataatatttagTCTAAAACTACAGCATTTAcataataattaatttaattctaTAACTCAAAACATCTGTGTTTTCCATTTGTACTTTAAACTAAAGGTTTACATTGATTGATCCACTCATCATTTTTCATCTCAGGAACAATGGAAATTACTTTCCCAGTTTGGAGAGCACTTTTAACATTTGCTACGACAAATTCTTCCATACTTTTCCTTGTTTCCACACAATGCGTCCCCATATGTGGTAAACCAAAGACTTGAGACATATCCAATAATTCCTTTGGAACTTCAGGCTCATTTTCAAAGACATCTAGACCAACAGACCTTACCTTCCCTGATTGCAAAGCCTTAATAAGAGCTTGTTCGTCAATGACGGCACCACGAGCTGTGTTAACAATAACCACCCCATCTTTCATTTTACGAATAGCCTCTTCATTAATAAGATGTCTTGTCTTTGGATTTAAAGGAATATTAATAGACACAACATCCGATTGTTCAAGCAATTGTTCAAAGGAAACATACTGACAAccattttctaattctgGTGCTAATCTACGTCTATTATGATaaataaacttttcaaatccaaatggTTTCAATCTATCAATGACAGCATGTCCAATCCCACCCAGACCAAGGACACCAACGGTCTTCCCAACTGGATCATGTCCTAAAGGAGCACCGGCTGCAGCGCCCTTGGCCACCCATTCACCCTTAATGAGACCTCTATGACCAATACCGTAGTTTCTTAAGGCACCCAATAAAAGGAACACATGAGTATCAGCTGTCGCATTATTCACCAAATTGG harbors:
- the BOR1 gene encoding Bor1p (ancestral locus Anc_1.73), whose protein sequence is MNDIDTSSTNQKYNTREDLLTEPNSSVYYQEFEKKRPKRRIPKPGIGIWLDLKDRLPIYIDDWRDSLDYRVIPAVLETYFNNLLPAIAFAQDMFDRTDNSYGVNEILLASAMAGIVFGVLGGQPLCIVGVTGPISIFNYTVYEIIKPLNTNYFGFMFWICIWSMIFHFLLAFGNAVCLLQYVTTFPCDIFGLFINIVYLEKGVQILVKQFNYHGHQDVAAGFADVVVAVLMTVFGTTFKQFNKTPFFNHTIRTFISDYATALSVLFWSGFTHFGGYLNNIHFEKLPITKSYFPTSDTFRDRSTWLAYAKIPTKHIFIALPFGIIMTILFYFDHNVSSLMAQKYQYKLKKPSSFHYDFALLGVTTGIAGVLGIPAPNGLIPQAPLHTESLLVLDENQEVVRCVEQRFTNTVQGLMMLGTMTRPLLVCLGEIPQAILSGLFFTMGINGLIDNVIIHRIMWLFMDKKRKDPENPLNGISKKSLFFFLCFSLAGFVAEFAITNTVAAIGFPLVLLLSVIVCFLFPKIFTREELDILDENVAKEFTIKNLLLKNICDPDNNNLTPQVSDELSDISSMQHTSDDITASMYDGELRDRPKEPETAHLGGTAP
- the GOR1 gene encoding glyoxylate reductase (ancestral locus Anc_1.75); its protein translation is MSTKPIVLKLGNVMFGGEAWDNLAKIADVITIPNSTTREQFIAGLKDPNNKLSKIQAIARTYHSVVQTGRFDEEIAKAMPKSLISISHTGAGYDQIDVKYFQERHIQVSNVPNLVNNATADTHVFLLLGALRNYGIGHRGLIKGEWVAKGAAAGAPLGHDPVGKTVGVLGLGGIGHAVIDRLKPFGFEKFIYHNRRRLAPELENGCQYVSFEQLLEQSDVVSINIPLNPKTRHLINEEAIRKMKDGVVIVNTARGAVIDEQALIKALQSGKVRSVGLDVFENEPEVPKELLDMSQVFGLPHMGTHCVETRKSMEEFVVANVKSALQTGKVISIVPEMKNDEWINQCKPLV